A portion of the Mycoplasma sp. (ex Biomphalaria glabrata) genome contains these proteins:
- the purC gene encoding phosphoribosylaminoimidazolesuccinocarboxamide synthase, with amino-acid sequence MELIYTGKAKKVYKYDENNVVIEHTNNVTAFNSLKKNQFNLKGILNCEITTILFQYLANKGIRTHFIKNLSEIEQLCKKVDIIPLEIIVRNQARGSIVKRLGVKKDFLFKKPIVEFSLKNDELGDPLISESQIIGLGIVTEKNLKQIQKIALSVNIALKNLFSKMDIMLVDFKIELGWYKNQIILADEITPDCMRLVDKKSLESLDKDLYREEKGDLVKGYQEFLERLKNVI; translated from the coding sequence ATGGAGCTAATTTACACAGGAAAAGCTAAAAAAGTTTACAAATACGACGAAAATAATGTTGTTATTGAGCACACTAATAACGTTACGGCATTTAATTCCCTGAAAAAAAATCAATTTAATTTAAAAGGTATTTTGAATTGCGAAATAACAACAATTTTGTTTCAGTATTTGGCAAACAAAGGAATAAGAACGCACTTTATCAAGAATTTAAGTGAAATTGAACAACTTTGTAAAAAAGTTGATATTATTCCTCTTGAAATTATTGTTCGTAATCAAGCTCGCGGAAGTATAGTAAAAAGATTAGGTGTAAAAAAAGATTTTCTTTTTAAGAAACCAATTGTAGAGTTTAGTTTAAAGAATGATGAATTGGGTGATCCATTGATTTCTGAATCACAAATAATTGGTTTAGGTATTGTTACTGAAAAAAATTTAAAACAAATTCAAAAGATAGCGCTGAGTGTTAATATTGCTTTGAAAAATCTATTTAGCAAAATGGATATTATGTTAGTAGATTTTAAAATAGAGTTAGGATGATATAAAAATCAAATTATTTTGGCTGACGAAATTACACCCGATTGTATGAGACTTGTGGATAAGAAAAGTTTAGAATCTTTAGATAAAGATTTATATCGCGAAGAAAAAGGTGACTTGGTAAAAGGTTACCAAGAATTTTTGGAAAGGTTAAAAAATGTCATTTAA